The SAR202 cluster bacterium genome includes a window with the following:
- a CDS encoding 6-bladed beta-propeller, whose protein sequence is MPRPYAILRAGFPYDRTIGESRRFRIPRDLAIHKDGRIFVFTNGSSYGKGFYGPISVTNLEDEPLGSFGWQSLRSPVPPAAFMWGTQVVLDNEQNTLIFVDAAAAKVSFFNVDGPYLGRWGEEGSAPGKLKKPSSIAVDGDDNVWVVDSGNHRVQRFTRDGRLLMSFGAFGTAPGQFNMPWGIHIDKEYQEVYVADWRNDRVQVFDFTGKFLWTFGSSGSGNGQFNRPSGIAVDSDGDIYVADFGNNRVQLFDRTGRYVQKFHGDATMSRSVRKRLLQNAAAKQHRMRDDAVEYVEQEKLFTHPRSVRVDHRGYMYVPDTEHWRVQIYRKESYLLDETQVLPPFKVPTLNAN, encoded by the coding sequence ATGCCCCGCCCTTACGCCATACTTCGCGCAGGCTTCCCTTACGACCGCACCATCGGCGAGTCGCGCCGCTTCCGCATCCCGCGTGACCTGGCCATCCACAAGGACGGCCGCATCTTCGTCTTCACCAACGGCAGCAGCTACGGCAAGGGCTTCTACGGCCCCATCTCCGTCACCAACCTGGAAGACGAGCCCCTCGGCAGCTTCGGGTGGCAGAGCCTCCGCTCTCCCGTCCCTCCGGCGGCCTTCATGTGGGGCACGCAGGTGGTCCTGGACAACGAGCAGAACACCCTGATCTTCGTCGACGCTGCCGCCGCGAAGGTCTCCTTCTTCAACGTCGACGGACCGTATCTGGGCCGATGGGGCGAGGAAGGCAGCGCGCCCGGGAAGCTCAAAAAGCCCTCCAGCATCGCTGTCGACGGCGACGACAACGTCTGGGTGGTCGATTCCGGCAACCACCGCGTCCAGCGCTTCACCCGCGACGGCCGCCTGCTGATGTCCTTCGGCGCATTCGGCACGGCGCCCGGCCAGTTCAACATGCCCTGGGGCATCCACATCGACAAGGAGTACCAGGAAGTCTACGTCGCAGACTGGCGCAACGACCGCGTCCAGGTCTTCGACTTCACCGGCAAGTTCCTCTGGACCTTTGGCTCCTCCGGCAGCGGCAACGGCCAGTTCAACCGCCCGTCCGGCATCGCAGTCGACTCCGACGGCGACATCTACGTCGCCGACTTCGGCAACAACCGCGTGCAGCTCTTCGACCGCACCGGCCGCTACGTCCAGAAGTTCCACGGCGATGCCACCATGTCCCGCTCCGTCCGCAAGCGCCTCCTCCAGAACGCCGCCGCCAAGCAGCACCGCATGCGGGACGACGCGGTGGAATACGTTGAGCAGGAGAAGCTCTTCACCCACCCGCGCTCCGTCCGCGTGGACCACCGCGGCTACATGTACGTCCCGGACACAGAGCACTGGCGCGTCCAGATCTACCGCAAAGAGTCCTACCTCCTGGACGAGACCC